One window of Desulfovibrio sp. genomic DNA carries:
- a CDS encoding RluA family pseudouridine synthase, with protein sequence MHLIVSHAEAGQKLLQYLSRVLGKDVPGSVFMRWIRTGQIRVDGKRVKPFDRLAKGQTVRLPPFAEVPQGRTDRVGSLDVYFQDPAPLDLVILAETEDWLVIAKPTGLPVHPGSGWTDSVQTRLAKAYAAAPFVPSIAHRLDRDTSGVLLVAKTHWALTHAHEAFKSRRAVKEYLCWVRGRWTLSAQGEPAEFTDHLEKAGPVGREKMVPSNRMGKGKLNSEGEVKETGKEARLQALPLVIEAERTLLKVRLFTGRTHQIRTQLASRGHPIVGDAKYGGGPPPMYLHAWRLSLADQTFVCPAPWAGEWAAGTPPE encoded by the coding sequence ATGCATCTCATTGTTTCTCATGCCGAGGCAGGCCAAAAGCTCCTGCAGTACCTCTCCCGGGTATTGGGCAAGGACGTGCCCGGCTCGGTCTTCATGCGCTGGATTCGCACCGGCCAAATCCGAGTGGACGGGAAAAGGGTTAAACCTTTTGACCGGCTGGCTAAGGGTCAGACCGTCCGTCTGCCGCCTTTTGCCGAGGTTCCCCAGGGGCGGACCGACAGGGTTGGGTCTCTCGACGTATACTTTCAAGATCCCGCGCCGCTTGATCTCGTCATACTGGCGGAAACAGAAGACTGGCTGGTTATCGCCAAGCCAACTGGCCTGCCGGTTCACCCTGGCAGCGGTTGGACGGATTCTGTGCAGACCCGCCTTGCCAAGGCCTATGCCGCGGCACCCTTCGTTCCCTCCATAGCACATCGTCTGGACCGCGATACCTCTGGTGTGCTTCTGGTCGCCAAGACCCACTGGGCCTTGACCCATGCGCACGAAGCCTTCAAGAGCAGGCGGGCCGTAAAAGAATATCTGTGCTGGGTGAGGGGCCGGTGGACCCTCTCCGCGCAGGGAGAACCCGCAGAGTTCACCGACCACCTGGAAAAAGCTGGCCCTGTTGGACGCGAAAAAATGGTGCCCAGCAACAGAATGGGGAAAGGCAAATTGAACTCGGAGGGAGAGGTCAAAGAGACAGGCAAGGAGGCCAGATTGCAGGCCCTGCCGCTTGTCATTGAAGCGGAGAGGACGCTTCTCAAGGTACGGTTATTCACCGGACGCACGCATCAAATACGGACCCAGCTCGCCTCGCGGGGCCACCCAATTGTCGGCGATGCAAAGTACGGGGGAGGCCCTCCCCCCATGTACCTGCATGCCTGGCGCCTGTCTCTCGCGGACCAGACCTTCGTCTGTCCCGCTCCATGGGCTGGGGAGTGGGCCGCCGGGACCCCGCCTGAATAA
- a CDS encoding RNA methyltransferase, translating into MDNVVTGRKPVLELVGRDPGSIEQVLLRQGLKGQDIKELIDACKAHGVRFRFLPEDALSRSVPGCRQGVAAFVAARAFISLEELLHGARRAPLPVVLALDQVQDPGNVGSLARTLLALGGGGLIVPKHHGARLGGAASKASAGALERLPVHHCVNLSRDLEECAEAGFTICKAEAGPEGRNVFTATFDFPLVLVLGGEEKGVRPGVAKRCDQSLFIPMPGNFESLNVAQAGAIVLGQMARQSLIKA; encoded by the coding sequence ATGGATAACGTCGTAACGGGGCGTAAACCAGTTCTGGAACTGGTGGGCAGGGATCCTGGCAGCATCGAACAGGTGCTCCTCCGGCAAGGGCTCAAGGGGCAGGACATAAAAGAACTGATTGATGCATGCAAGGCGCATGGTGTGCGTTTCAGATTCCTCCCTGAAGACGCTCTCAGCCGTAGCGTCCCTGGTTGCAGGCAGGGAGTCGCGGCCTTTGTCGCAGCCAGGGCGTTCATTTCATTGGAAGAACTGCTTCACGGCGCAAGAAGAGCACCATTGCCGGTCGTTCTTGCCTTAGACCAAGTGCAGGACCCAGGCAATGTTGGAAGCTTGGCCAGGACACTCCTTGCACTCGGCGGCGGAGGGCTCATAGTGCCCAAGCATCACGGTGCACGCTTGGGTGGGGCCGCGTCAAAAGCGTCCGCCGGTGCACTGGAGCGCCTGCCGGTACATCACTGTGTGAATCTTTCCCGGGACCTGGAAGAATGCGCCGAGGCGGGGTTCACCATCTGCAAGGCCGAGGCCGGCCCTGAGGGGCGAAATGTGTTCACCGCAACATTCGATTTCCCCCTGGTGCTGGTGCTGGGCGGAGAGGAAAAAGGGGTCCGGCCGGGAGTGGCCAAGCGTTGCGATCAAAGCCTGTTCATCCCTATGCCCGGCAACTTCGAATCCTTGAACGTGGCTCAGGCCGGAGCCATCGTGCTCGGTCAGATGGCCAGGCAGTCTCTTATCAAAGCGTAG